The Heliangelus exortis chromosome 31, bHelExo1.hap1, whole genome shotgun sequence DNA segment gtggggggcggcCCACCCGTGGCCGCGGCGTATTTGGCCTTGAGCCGGTAGCGCTGGGCAGGGGTGAGGCTGCCCAGAGCCGGCAGAGCTCCGCCGGCATCGCTGGAACGTCGCGACTCATCCGGAGAGATGGGGTCGTAACCGTCCCCGGGGCCGGGCGCTGCCCCTGCCTCACCCCCCAGACACGGTGCTGCCAGGTGAGGAGACACCAGGGACGAGCGCCGGCTGACGGTGTAGGCTGAGCTGacggtgctggtgctgctgctccgGCGCTCCCGAGGCGGCACCGCAACCTCTGCCACAGAGAGCTCGGCAACGCGGCGGTGAGAGGCGGccgggggctgcagggacagcaccGGCACCTCCCCGGGTGGGCCTGAGGAATAAAAAGGAGGAGTTGTATCAGGGCACTGGAGAAGAGGGTGGTACCAACAGTCGGACACAAGCggagtgtccagagaaggacccGACCTTCATTGGAATGGCCTGGAGCACCCTGAGGGGCAGCTGAGGGTTGTTTGGTCTGGAGGAGGTGAAAGGAaacctcatcgctctctacagcctcctcaagggaggttggagaggAGGGAACCAGGCTCTCCTCCTGAGGGATGggataggagcagagggaaaggatggaagctgctccaggagaggtttaggctgatgttaggaaatatttttttcactgagagggttgttgggcattgggatggcccaggacagtgatGGAGgcaccatctctggaggtattaaaaaggcatttggaccaTAGTTTAGTAGTTGGATTATGGAGTcagtcaaaggttggactggatgatcttggaggtctcttccaacttaaaacatttttgtgatTCTGTCCAGCACCAGGATGGGGCCTCTCCCATCAGTGCTGCTATGAGAGATCCAAGTGGTGGCAACAGGAAGGGCTGAAGGCCATTtggaatcatttaggttggGAAGACCATTAGGTTAAGATCATCGAGGCCAAAGATGGCAACACAGGGTCACTAATTAGTGGAAATCTGATGTCTCTTGACACAGCACCCACGGGACCAGCCCCACCACCAGATGGGAGGCCCCAGAGTCTcaccagctccagggatggCCGGCAAACTCAGGCCCTTGGTCGTGGATGGTTTCCTCATCTGCTTCAGTTTGTCAATGCGAAGATTTTCCAGCTTGTGGAGGGCCATGAGCCCCGAGGTGCCCATGGGCTCACCAGGCACCACATCCTCCAGGGTGGACAGGTCCTCGTAGCTCCCACCCGCGTTTCCAGCCATCTCCACCCCACTGTcattgttggtggtgctgccGAGTGGGGAGTGGTCGCTGCTGCATGACGATTGCCCACCTGGACTGGGCTGTGGCTTCTAAGGAGGGGTACCCAAAATATCAACCAAAGAAAGCGGGGTCAGAGATCCACCAAGTACCCTGCCAGATGTGGAGGTGACAATCCTGCCGTGACACAAAACTGGGGTGGAGTGGCTGAGACCCCAGGAGGCTGTGGTGACATTTCAGGGGGACCCCGATAGGCTGGAGGGTTGGGCGGGGAGAAAATGAATGGATTACAACAAAAGAAAGGgtaaagtcttacatctgggaaagaacaaccccagggaCCAGTGTAGGgtggggactgagctgctggagagcagcatgggacctgggggtgttggtgaATGGGTGTTGGGTGttgaccatgagccaacaatgtgcccttgtggccaagaaggccaatggcatcctgggtgtatcagaaggggggtggttagtaggtcaagagaggttctcctcccccgataccctgccctggtgaggctgcatctggaatattgtgtccagttccagaaggacagggaactgctggagagagtccagcacagagccagcaaGATGATTAAaggagtggaaaatctcccttacgaggaaaggctgagggagctggggctctgcagcttggagaagaggagaatgaggggtgaccccatcaatgtttataaatatgcaaagggagagagccaggaggatggagtcaaacttttctcaggggtgaccaacaataggacaaggggcaatggttataaactggagcagaggcagctccatataaaaattaggaagaatttttttcactgtgggggtgacagagcactggcccaggctgcccagggaggttgtggagtctccttccctggagacatccaaacatattcctgtgtgacctgctccaggtgaccctgctctgttggactggatgatctttcaaggtctcTCCCAACCCTTCCCTTTCTATGACTTTATATAAACTGACACCTCTAACACTCCTGTCCAGGTCTCCCTCTGCCactccaccccctccccagctccttaCCAAGGCCAAATCAGGCACTGTGAGTTTGGCATCATCCTTCCTGCcctcagcatctttttcttgcttCATGTCTGGGGCTCCGCTGGGGACGGGCAGCGCGCGGCCCGGCACGATGTCCCCGCGGTGCTTCTTGGTGACGTGGGCATCAGGGCCATGCACTGTCTTCACGTGTTTGCGGAGGGAACTGGGGTCTGTGTAGCGTTTGGTGCAGCCTGGAATCTTGCAGACATAAGGCTTctgccaggggaaaaaaaggaagagtctTGGCTCCAACAAAGTACCCAAGAGGTACCCGAGGCCCAAGGACTGAGGGAACCACGGGTGGAAAAGGATCAAAGAGGTCTTTGGAACCTCttgggtgctgcagcagggccTCAGAGGAGATTAGAGGGAGTCAAGAGGAAGAATGAAAGGATGGAGCTGAGGCAGGATGTAAAGGGACCCGGCAGAACTGCAGGTGAGCAAGGAAGGGAGCAGGGGGTCAGGAGCACACAAGGACAGAATTGGGCacacaggggaggaaaaaaagaggaaaaaagaaagggaaaaaaaggaagataaaaaagaagaaaggaaaaaaaaagaaataaagaaaaaagagaaaaagaagaaaagaaaaaggaaaaagagaaaaaaaaaggaaaaaaaaaaaaaaagacgcAGAGAGTTTGCAGAGTACAGGACTGGTCAGGGGGTATCTGGGGAGCCCAAAAGGGTGCAATGAGTCCAGGAGGGGTCTGTACCTCATTGGAGTGAGTCCGGTTTTGATGCTTGGCCCGGTCAGAGGCGTTGGAGAAGGCTTTGTTGCAACCTTCATGTTCACACACGTAGGGTTTCTCACCCGTGTGTGAGCGCAGATGGGTCTTGAGGTTCTCCAGGCGTGAGTAGGCTTTGTTACAGCCCTCAAACTGTGCAGGCAAGCAGGGTGAAACATCCCACAGACCCTCAGCACACCCTCTACCCCACACACCCCACCACCCATCTGCCATGGGTAGGCTCCAGCCCTCCCAACCATCACCCAacacccctgccctgcctgtccccaccCCTTCTGACCCTTCTCGTGCCACTTCCCTGGCCATGCTGTACCCAAACTGCTCCACACCTCTTCAGCTCATCTCTGCCATCCCATGGGGCACACAGGAACCCAATTCCATCATCTACCACCATGCTTCTGACCACCCTGTCTGCCTCGCTGCTTTTTCCCTACCCCACACCGATGCCAGACACCAGGTAGGGATGGAAGGTGGGGTGGGGGGTTACCCTGCCCTGGTGCAAGGCACCACAGCTTAGGGGAGGCTTTGCAaagcctcctcccagctctcacCGTGCACTTGTGAGGTTTCTCGCCCGTGTGACGTCTCATGTGCACCACCAACATGTACTGAGCTTTGAAGGGTCTCTGCTCCcgggaacaggctgcccagtggcACACAAACTCCTTCTTCTCCCCGTGGATATGCTCGTTGTTGATGTGCTGAGGAGAGAGGGACATCAGCTGGTGACACTGGAAGGCACCAAGGGTCAGGGAGATTCAGGTGTCTTAAGCGAGGATCACGGGAGAAATGGACATCCAGGGACTGGGGTGGTGGGTGGAAACACAAGGGGTTAGGGGAAAACAGTGGGAAGATGTTGTCTGGAGGAGGCAGGGGATAGAGGAGATGGCTGGGAGTTATTTtgggaggagcaggaaaagACACAGCAGTCAAGGGTGGTCAAGGGAGAGTTTGAGTCTCTGTAGGGAGATAAAGAGCCAAGGAGGTGGTCTGGATGCAACAGTGGTACAGGAAAGCTACCCCAGGGGTGACCAGAATTGGTGTCACCCATGGGACACAGTATGGGTGGGTCACAAAAAACTTGCCCACAAGGAGAGGAGGGTGCCCGTCCCTTCCTATGGGCAATTTCCAACAGATTGATGAGTTCCCAAGGCAGGGACAAGGGAAGTGGCTCAGAACAGGACAGTCAGAGTTGGAGCTGAGGGCTGACACATGGGGATGTCAGCCAGCAGCCTGAGGGCAGGTTGTACCCAACAACACCCAACTCACATGCACCAGCTGCTCCTGTGTATCAAACTCCTTGGCACAGCCATCCCAGTAGCAATTGGTTTCATACACAGTCTCAGACTCAGGTTTCCCATCCTCCTTCTCCAGATCCTCTCGAACATCGAGCATCCCCAGCAAGGGGTCCTgggggaggagcagagccagaTGAGCACTCCCAGGTACAACTCTTCGTGCTGCCTGTTACTGGGAGTGGTGCCAGGAAGGAGTGTAGAGACCTGGGAAAGCTGGAGGGGTCTCAAGGCCTCGGAAGTACCTGAGTGCCCGTGGAAGCTGGGCTGGATATGTCACCTTCAGGTCCCTCCTCTGGGTATTTGGCAGTCAGAGGGCTGCTCAGGCTCCACTCCAGCTTtagctgctgccagggcagagggaaagTGGAAATCTGTCAGTCCAGAGATGCCCACTGCCCAtttgggctgtgctggtgacGTGGATGCAAAGCCCCCTTACCTGGCAGTGTTTGAGGGTGCCATGAGCTGGGCCATGGTGCAGTAACCCTGGGCGTGTGGACGAGTGTTCATGGGAGGTACATGGTGGTGGGGGTGTTGTGTGGCTGTACAGGTGGCCTTGGCCCTTCTGCTGACCCAGTGGACTCTGGTACCCCAGTGATGGGCTGCAAAGAGCACAAGGGATGTGCAGATGACACCACCAGGGGACAGAAATTCCAAACCACGGATGCCAGACACACCTTCCCCAACCCACCATCCCACTTTTCCCAAACCACCACCCCATGCTGCTCCCACCTTCCTCAGCCTACCCCCACCTTCCCCAAACCCAAGACCCCACACTGCTCACACCTTTCCCAACCTAACCCCACCTTCCCCAACCCATCACCCCACTTTTCCCAACCCACCACCCCACACTGCTCCCACCTTTCCACACCCATCACCCCACGCTGCTCCcaccttccccatccctccccttgGGCACTCCCCAGGTAGGGAACTGGCACTCAGGTTACCAGACTGAGAGTCTTGCACTCATGCCAGGGGTTCTGGGgtctggttctggttctggtgcCCACCTGATGGTGCTGATGGAGAGGTGGCCATAGGAGCCAGTGGCAGAGGTGCAGCGGGAGTTGATGAAAGCCACCAGGGAGTTGGGTGAGGTGCGGATCACGGTCTGCAGATCAATGCTGGAGTCTGACAGGGGGGAGATGGACAGAGCCCTCTTCTTGCCCAGTTTGCCTGCACCACGGGGCGTTGAGAACCGGGAGCCTGGGATGGCAGCAGAGAGTGGGGGGCACTCCTCTCAGCGTGGGTGCTCAGAGGCTGAAGAAACCCCCCTGAGGACACAAGCCTGGTGCTTTGGAGCTTGGAGGAGTACCCTGAGTGTGGCACTTAGCTTCTGGTTTGAATAGAATAGAAGTATTTCAGCTGGGAGGGACCTAGAGTGATTATAGAGTCCAACTGCCTGATCAAATCAAAAGTTAAAATGTTATTAAGGGCCttgtccaaatgccttttaaacactgacaggcttggggAGTCAACCACTCCTCCtggaagcctgttccagtgtttgacccccttcttggtaaagaaatactttctaacatccagtctaaacctcccctggaacaGCTTTCAAGCCTTCCCATGCATCCTACCAGTGGATATCAGGGAAAAGAGACCACGTCTATTTCTCCTCCTCAGGAAACTGCAGAGAGCCACGAAGCTGCCTCttagcctccttttctccatactgaacaaacccaaactcctcagccactcctcataggACAAGCCTTCTAACCCCTTCCACCAGCTCTTTTACCCTCCTCTGGATGCATCTGGGGACCTTCACATCCTTCTTAAAATGTGGGGCCCAGAAATGCCCACCACACTCAAGCTGAGACCACACCAACACATAAAGCAGAATAATCACCTCTTTTCACCACCTGGTTGTACTCTGTTTGATGCACCCCAGTTTGCCCTCCCCTGCCaaggcacactgctggctcctctccTGCCAACAACCAgccccagatccctttctgcagggctgctctccagcttcaGGTCTCCCAGTTTATCCTTGCTGCTGACTTTGGACTGTGCCAAGGCTAACGCAGCCATCAATGTTCCTAGGAGGCACCTGAACCCCATGGCACACACCTACTCCCTACCACAGCTCCTGTCATCCCAAGAAAAGTGTCCCTTGGCCACAGCCACCACAATTCCTCTTGGTCACACAGGCACCACTGCTCCAGGAGAAATAACTGaagccccagcagcctcctccctcTTCACAGGTGTCACTGCTTCCCAGCAATGCCCAAGCCCCTGATCACACACACCTGGACTCCTCACACAGGATGCCCAGGAGGTGCCTAAACAAACCCCTTGCAgagcccctgcctgccccatgACCAGGCACTTACCATCACCACTGCCTGGGAGCTCAGCTCCTGGCACCAGCCCATAACCTCGGTGACTGCTCATGGGGTTTGACTGATGGCACAGGGGGAAATCAAGTCCTGGCAGGGTGAAGGAGGAAGACAAGAAGACATATTAGGGTGGGGGGCACGTGAGGGGGAGAATAAatccccagagcatccctgcaccCCAGGACTGACTCTGAAATCAGCTTGAACCTGTGGCAGACACCCACCCACGACCAGGACGAGGGGGTTAGGACCAACCTTGTGGCCCAGGGGCTGGTCCATAGGGTGGGCGCAGGCAGCACTGCTCGGGGTAGCTGGTGACAGGGGGACTGACGGGGCTGAACATGTCGCGGCGGGGCAGGGCCGGGCTCAGGAGCACATCTGGACCTCGCTGAGGGGATGGAGCCGGTCGGGGCCTGAGGAAACAAGGAgtgggctgagctgggctgaaCTGGGCTGAGCTGGAGTCCCGGACGCCGCTGACCCGGGCCCGCCAGGGGGAGCCGCAGCGCAGCGGGATCGCCCGGTCCAAGGCCGGACCCGTGGGCACGGAGCATCCCGTGGGCACGGAGCATCCCCGAGTACAGAACCCTGGACACGGATCCCTGAGCACGAAGCATCCCCGGGCACAGGACCCCCGGGCACAGGACCCTGGGCACGGACCCCCAGGAACAAAGCATCCCCGAACACAGAACCCTGGGCACAGACCCCCGAGCACAGAGCACTCCTGGGCACAGGACCCTGGGCACAGACCAGGAGGCACAAGCCATGGCAGCTCCATGTCACCACAGCCTCCTGGCAAAGCACGGATGCTGCCAGCCACTTCCACCAAAGCCAGGAGGTCTGGCTGTCCTCAGGAGCCTTGTGGCACCAGCACGGGGGAGCTAACACAGCCTGAGCACAACCACCTCAGTACAGATCAGACAATTGCTCAGTTCAAGGCCACCTCTGATAGACAGGAAAAAGCTGTGACAGTCCTGCAGGGCACCCTCTGGCTTCCCATCACAAGCATCCCTGGATACTGACTTGGCAAGGCACCCTCATCCTTGGCACAGCACTAAGAAACTCCTGTCTGTCCTGGTTAGAACTAGGACAGAACCAATTTCCCTTTTATTGCTTTTACTTCCCATTGAAATGTCTTAATAGAGGTCACCTGTCATTCATTTCATTGCAGGCCCACCATTAAAACTTGACACTTTCCCAGGAAAAGCCCCAAGCCCACTTGCAGTGTCTGCTGCAGGGAGAATGAAACACAAGTGTGCACCCAGGCACCCACACAAACATCCACAATCAAGCACACACATAGATGTAAAAACTGCAGGCCCTAGCTTACAAAAGGGGAAACTAAAGGACAGATGGTTAGGATCATTCTTTGTCACCAAACTGGCACCCTGGTCCACCCTCCTCGTGGGTCCTCACAGCATCTGCAGGtcccacccagctctgccttgccCGTGGGTCCCCACCCTGCCTGCAGGTCAGAACCCTGCCCTGTGCCACCCACACATCCCACCCCTGCCCAAAGGGCTCAGCCCAGCCCATGATCACACCCCTGCCTGTGGGTTCCTGCCTTGTGCCTGGCTCTCATTTCCACCTGCCTGGCCCTGCCCATGGTCAGATGTCCAACCCAGGAGACCTCGCAGCCTCTGCACAGAGGTCCTGGCCCACTGGGCCATCCCCACCCATGATGAATCTCCTGCCTCGAGACCCCTGAAAGCTTCCACGAGGGACAGAGGCTCTTGAAGGAGGAACAACCAGAGGGTGAGGGAGAGGCACACGAGTGGTGCTGGGAACAAGGCCTTCTCAGCCTCACCCTCTGAGAGACCAAAGGAATTGCCCCAGACAAGGGATCTGGGGGAGTGGGagcccctcaccctgctgggaAAGTGCTGGGCTGCACTtagagctggggggggaggtggtGCTGAGTGGGGGCAGCAATTCTTCCGCATGAGTTGCCCCTTTGAAAGCTTGTCTCAGGGCTTTGTGAGAGTGTCAGTGAGGAAgaatggaggggggggggcagcaggacaggcaaAGGAGGAGGGAGGTACCCAAGAAGGTGGTGGCAAGGAAGAGATGAGTAGGaaagaggggggtgggggggcagaGGAAGGTCCTCTTACCTGCCAGACCTGAGCCTTGCAGCAAAGATTGGGAGACGAGCTCCAGAGGAAGGCTCCCATctgccccctgccccagctccaaCATCCACCCAACAGAGAGCTTGCAAGTTTCACACAAAAGTTTGACAAGCTGTGGAGTCGACCACTGCATccccccagccctctgagcacAGTTATTTACAtttgcacagacacacacacacacacgtggaTGCACAAACTTGTATTTGCACCTCTCTGCAGAGGCACATGTGCAGCTGCAAGATGATGGGGGTGGTGTTGGAGCTGAGCAAAGCCAAACCTcctgtctcctcctcctcccaagAACCATCACCTGAGCTCTCCCAGGCTGCCCCAGACCCAGCCTTAGGTCACAAGCTCCTTGTCCTATAAGAGCTGGCAGGTTGGTCCCATGCACTGCAGAAACCACCCCAGCCCAAAGAGGAGTGGGGTACAGGTACAccccctgctgcagcagcaatggGATGTTGGGCTCTTTCTGGGCCCAGCTGGCTCCCACAAACCTACAGCTCCCCACCCCACTCAGGAACTTGCTGCCCTGAGTTCCAAGCAGCTGGGGCACCATCTGTGGGGCATCTGTGGCTTCCAAGAAAAGGGTTAACTTGCCCAGAGCCGTGGTTATGTCACCTCTGTTGGTCCCATCCACCTTGCTGTGCCCAGCTGTGCCAGCCCCTGTCATACATGCACCAGCCATATCCATCCCTTCAGTCATTCCCAGAGCACCCCTGCACAGTGACCACCACCACACAAACTCCACGTGCACGCACACAGCACCTCTGTCACACGCAGTACACGCACCCCATACACGGCCAGAAACACGCGTGTCCAGTGGAACACACGTGTGAACACACAGAACACGCTGCACGTGCACAGGTTCACACAAACATTCGTGGAGCCCACGTGGGCAGGCAGAGCACACGTGCACGCTCAGCACATCACCATGCACAGAGAACACACAGGCATGGAGAACACACCAACATCACACACCAACATCACACACCAACATTACCCCCTGTGCCCTGCCCTCTGCAACCCCTCCAGCACCCTCCACGCGGGACTGGGGTCACCTCAGTGGGGTCCCCACCACACTCAGCCTCTGGCCACCGAGCTACAGCAGCAGGGTCAGACTGTGCCATGGCAACCTTCTCCTTCCCGAGTCCGGGGAGAGGAGTTTGGAGAGCAGACCCAACCTGGCAAGCTCTGGGTCACCCCACAAGGGCAGCCTGGAGGCAGGAGGGTGCGTGACAGCAGTGCCACGGCCCTCCGGTCCCGCACGGCTCCGCGGTCCCGCACATCGCCCCTGCTGAACACCAGCaaatgggggggaggggatgaggagggggagCTGCAGGATGCTCCCCTCGGCCCATTGGGTCCGCCTTGGACCCTGGTGGCCCCCTGAACCGGGGAAGGCGAAGGGGGCCGGGGATGCAGGGAGCCAATGGGAACGGTCCCGCGGTTCCCCCACCGCCGCGTTCGCCTCCCCCGCCCGCCCCACACCGCCGCGGCCCACCCAAGTCGCAGCCTATGGGCATAAATTTGAGAGCCAGGCGCAGCCGGGATTGAGGGGAATCTTCCCTCGGTCTCCTCCTGCCAAGAAACTCAAACTGAAACacattcctccttccctttgccAAGAAAACAAGGAGcgcagccagcagcaggagcagttGAAACAGGGCTGGCTCCAGACGCCAAAATCTCGGAACAGGAGGGGGTCAGGACTGGCCgtcccccccccaccaccaccaccccccttcccccagctcctTGCCTTTTATTTCCTGCAAACACATCTAAAATCTGTCATCTGGCTCCAGTTTCCTGAGGACACCAGGGAACGGGGcgggaaagggaaggaggcagaagagaaggcaaaaaaaaaaaagcaaaaaaaaagcagagagggaaaggagaagcgGTGATCCTGTACCGCAGGAAGAGTTTTGGGATGCCTGCACTGATGGGTGGTGGAgcagagacacagacacaggcGCCGCAGGGGAATCAGATGCTCCCAGGAGACCTGGCTGTAAGAGGAGAAAGGGGCGAGCTGCACCCCACTGCACCCTGCTACAGGGCagacccccaccccagctctcGTTTTGCACCACCCTGCTCCAAACCAACCCTGACAGCCCCAGGGccacccagccagcagcagtgggtgcagcagaggagctgaCATTAACGGGGCTAATGGGGGGGCGTGGGGGGGGTCCCTATCTCTGCTTCAGCACTGTCCCCATCATCTCCTGCCCTGGGTTCAGCCCCGGCAGGGTTAACTGCTCTGGAGTCCCACTGTGGAGGAATGTGATGTCAGGGCTGGATTAGCTTGTGCTGCCGAGATCCCAGCCGatagagcagcagctctgaactGCGTGTGGCACAATCCATCAACCcgcccagcacagcccccagcgTGGGGGGCCTGGGGGAGGGCTCTGAGTGTGCATGCGTGGGGgcatctgtgtttctgtgaggCTGTGTGTGAATGTACGAGCTCGGCCATGTGTGTTTGAACGTGGGGAAAGGGGTTTCTGTTCATGCATATGTTTGGGGGGGGGACTGCTGGGatgtatttatgtatgtatGCACTGATGTATGTGTCTGCAAGCATCTGGTGTGTGTGCTTGTGCATGTCTACATGTGTGTGGAATGTACACACCTACGTATGCCTGGTGGGAGCTACAGCAGGAGCTAAAGCTAAACTGGCTGTTTGCAGGCCTGCTCACCCCAAACCCTTATTGAGTGAGggccagagcagagggaagaggcagagagcagggtCCAGCTAGTGTGGAGACACCCCAgaaccctaaccctaacccaccACTGCCATATCCTTTTCCTCCCCTAAGGAGATGTGGGCTCCAGCTTTGGGCAGACAAACCCCTGAACTGGGTGCAGGCCCTTGTGACCCCAAGTCAGCCACATGCCCCATTGGTTTAACCCTACAGGGCCTTAGGAAAAACATTGATCTGGCTGAAGATCTGCAGTCCCACACTGAGGCAGGAGTTcagacagagctgcagctggaggagtTCTGCAGACACAGAAGAGGAACACGGCAGAGGgccaggctgagctgcagcacgTAGGTGCAAGTAGCAAAGCTGGaagggagctgctggaaagcc contains these protein-coding regions:
- the GLI1 gene encoding zinc finger protein GLI1 isoform X1; this encodes MFSPVSPPVTSYPEQCCLRPPYGPAPGPQGLDFPLCHQSNPMSSHRGYGLVPGAELPGSGDGSRFSTPRGAGKLGKKRALSISPLSDSSIDLQTVIRTSPNSLVAFINSRCTSATGSYGHLSISTISPSLGYQSPLGQQKGQGHLYSHTTPPPPCTSHEHSSTRPGLLHHGPAHGTLKHCQQLKLEWSLSSPLTAKYPEEGPEGDISSPASTGTQDPLLGMLDVREDLEKEDGKPESETVYETNCYWDGCAKEFDTQEQLVHHINNEHIHGEKKEFVCHWAACSREQRPFKAQYMLVVHMRRHTGEKPHKCTFEGCNKAYSRLENLKTHLRSHTGEKPYVCEHEGCNKAFSNASDRAKHQNRTHSNEKPYVCKIPGCTKRYTDPSSLRKHVKTVHGPDAHVTKKHRGDIVPGRALPVPSGAPDMKQEKDAEGRKDDAKLTVPDLALKPQPSPGGQSSCSSDHSPLGSTTNNDSGVEMAGNAGGSYEDLSTLEDVVPGEPMGTSGLMALHKLENLRIDKLKQMRKPSTTKGLSLPAIPGAGPPGEVPVLSLQPPAASHRRVAELSVAEVAVPPRERRSSSTSTVSSAYTVSRRSSLVSPHLAAPCLGGEAGAAPGPGDGYDPISPDESRRSSDAGGALPALGSLTPAQRYRLKAKYAAATGGPPPTPLSATERVGMGGGGHGSFPGDYLGPAESRFLANGLQRRHSSNEHPGYVGSLSPHLVPGNGGRRASDPARTTPNLPPVPKVHRFKSMGNVNVPGLGRTALQPLGGSDANLQHHVFSPHPPSISENVFLESVSSLEGSGSEPGLLEMEQYLNCPVESFPCHDGEHQCEGLYGSAHRTMGGMQLNPGGHGDMEEGLLQSEFSLPQCQMNQHFTSMHSGNGIMPAPWNEPAQGNLEMSSGQSGVSARPRCHHQSMEYQLPSSCGQQPRLVSSCQASGFPGVQRLNRLQIKSEQRYPAPAPALAPCQNTKLAGPMQGPASFGQAVNVGLGGFQPEEQAPLSYMGMLSPLSPGTRRVQTPNKEVMVRNYVQAQQALMWGDQMASKRGEAAMGLGSEAGQCQAMQAPLPLSPKYSGYQAKADHLQGLPETKHLLSAPCFNPEMVPHPPGGPKPPGHQNTMNYMGNLAQPSHSYEGVEPSTQRPHRLPPTHLTHEGPSSALLQYPGQGTHIQVDKSGHKLPGQTAGSCGDPRHSSRNLEGFKDSSCYYLDSGEQVANSLDSLDLENTHLDFAAIMEDPETTALLPGPPSPSGGLLLPASGGANMAVGDMSSMLSTLAGESHFLNSLS
- the GLI1 gene encoding zinc finger protein GLI1 isoform X2; amino-acid sequence: MFSPVSPPVTSYPEQCCLRPPYGPAPGPQGLDFPLCHQSNPMSSHRGYGLVPGAELPGSGDGSRFSTPRGAGKLGKKRALSISPLSDSSIDLQTVIRTSPNSLVAFINSRCTSATGSYGHLSISTISPSLGYQSPLGQQKGQGHLYSHTTPPPPCTSHEHSSTRPGLLHHGPAHGTLKHCQLKLEWSLSSPLTAKYPEEGPEGDISSPASTGTQDPLLGMLDVREDLEKEDGKPESETVYETNCYWDGCAKEFDTQEQLVHHINNEHIHGEKKEFVCHWAACSREQRPFKAQYMLVVHMRRHTGEKPHKCTFEGCNKAYSRLENLKTHLRSHTGEKPYVCEHEGCNKAFSNASDRAKHQNRTHSNEKPYVCKIPGCTKRYTDPSSLRKHVKTVHGPDAHVTKKHRGDIVPGRALPVPSGAPDMKQEKDAEGRKDDAKLTVPDLALKPQPSPGGQSSCSSDHSPLGSTTNNDSGVEMAGNAGGSYEDLSTLEDVVPGEPMGTSGLMALHKLENLRIDKLKQMRKPSTTKGLSLPAIPGAGPPGEVPVLSLQPPAASHRRVAELSVAEVAVPPRERRSSSTSTVSSAYTVSRRSSLVSPHLAAPCLGGEAGAAPGPGDGYDPISPDESRRSSDAGGALPALGSLTPAQRYRLKAKYAAATGGPPPTPLSATERVGMGGGGHGSFPGDYLGPAESRFLANGLQRRHSSNEHPGYVGSLSPHLVPGNGGRRASDPARTTPNLPPVPKVHRFKSMGNVNVPGLGRTALQPLGGSDANLQHHVFSPHPPSISENVFLESVSSLEGSGSEPGLLEMEQYLNCPVESFPCHDGEHQCEGLYGSAHRTMGGMQLNPGGHGDMEEGLLQSEFSLPQCQMNQHFTSMHSGNGIMPAPWNEPAQGNLEMSSGQSGVSARPRCHHQSMEYQLPSSCGQQPRLVSSCQASGFPGVQRLNRLQIKSEQRYPAPAPALAPCQNTKLAGPMQGPASFGQAVNVGLGGFQPEEQAPLSYMGMLSPLSPGTRRVQTPNKEVMVRNYVQAQQALMWGDQMASKRGEAAMGLGSEAGQCQAMQAPLPLSPKYSGYQAKADHLQGLPETKHLLSAPCFNPEMVPHPPGGPKPPGHQNTMNYMGNLAQPSHSYEGVEPSTQRPHRLPPTHLTHEGPSSALLQYPGQGTHIQVDKSGHKLPGQTAGSCGDPRHSSRNLEGFKDSSCYYLDSGEQVANSLDSLDLENTHLDFAAIMEDPETTALLPGPPSPSGGLLLPASGGANMAVGDMSSMLSTLAGESHFLNSLS